From a single Pseudoalteromonas nigrifaciens genomic region:
- the era gene encoding GTPase Era → MNLDTLIQPHDGDIDTFCGMIAIVGRPNVGKSTLLNKIIEQKVSITSRKPQTTRHRIMGIHTEGKHQAVYVDTPGLHVEEKRAINRLMNRAASSSIGDVELIIFVVEGTHWNADDDMVLNKVSQSGKPVLLVINKIDLVKDRDLVLPHMKWLGDKFDFIGIMPVSAEQGKNIDLIKAEVTKRLQPSEFYFPEDYVTDRSMRFMAAETIREKLMRFMGEELPYSVTVEIEQFKWQENGIWHINGLILVERETQKRMVIGNKGEKLKTIGREARKDLEEMLDNKVFLELWVKVKSGWADDERALRSLGYGED, encoded by the coding sequence ATGAACCTTGATACCTTAATACAACCACACGATGGCGATATAGATACGTTTTGCGGCATGATCGCAATAGTAGGGCGCCCTAACGTAGGTAAATCTACTTTACTTAATAAAATTATTGAGCAAAAGGTTAGTATTACCTCACGTAAGCCACAAACCACACGCCACCGTATTATGGGTATTCATACCGAAGGTAAGCATCAAGCTGTTTACGTTGATACACCTGGGCTACACGTTGAAGAAAAACGTGCTATTAACCGCTTAATGAACCGCGCAGCATCTAGTTCAATTGGTGATGTAGAGCTTATTATATTTGTAGTTGAAGGCACCCACTGGAATGCCGATGACGACATGGTACTTAATAAAGTATCGCAAAGTGGTAAGCCGGTATTATTGGTGATCAATAAAATAGATTTAGTAAAAGATCGCGACCTAGTACTGCCTCATATGAAGTGGTTAGGCGACAAGTTTGACTTTATTGGTATTATGCCAGTGTCGGCTGAGCAAGGTAAAAATATCGACTTGATCAAAGCTGAAGTAACTAAACGCCTTCAGCCAAGTGAATTTTATTTTCCAGAAGACTACGTAACCGACCGTTCAATGCGCTTTATGGCAGCAGAAACCATTCGTGAAAAGCTAATGCGTTTTATGGGCGAGGAGCTACCGTATTCTGTTACTGTTGAAATAGAGCAGTTTAAATGGCAAGAAAACGGTATTTGGCATATCAATGGTTTAATACTCGTTGAGCGCGAAACACAAAAGCGTATGGTGATTGGTAATAAAGGCGAAAAGCTAAAAACCATTGGTCGCGAAGCACGTAAAGATCTTGAAGAAATGCTCGATAATAAAGTGTTTTTAGAGCTTTGGGTTAAAGTTAAATCGGGTTGGGCTGATGACGAGCGCGCATTAAGAAGCCTAGGTTATGGTGAAGACTAA
- the recO gene encoding DNA repair protein RecO has translation MDSDFYRAYLLHRRPYSDSQVMLDMLVEGVGQLRMLARISGRQATKHKAQLQPFQALLVHYNGKYDLKYINKFELHGTPLFLKGDELYCGFYLNELTNRIVPINEPIDQVFQLYNTHLKNLNSGANLQAVLRSYEFQLLELLGYGVDFSFDASGEPIDEKRTYSYFAEVGFLVQDDPRSGFSGLQLNAIANHDFSQADVLYMAKQLSRYLLKPLLGNKPLKSRELFAASQ, from the coding sequence ATGGATAGCGACTTCTACAGAGCGTATTTATTACATCGGCGTCCTTATAGTGACTCCCAAGTAATGCTTGATATGCTAGTAGAAGGCGTTGGCCAACTTAGAATGCTAGCCCGTATTAGTGGCCGCCAGGCCACTAAACATAAAGCGCAATTACAACCTTTCCAAGCCTTGTTGGTACATTACAACGGCAAGTACGATTTAAAATACATCAACAAATTTGAACTGCACGGTACGCCACTTTTTTTAAAAGGTGATGAGCTTTATTGCGGCTTTTATTTAAATGAATTAACTAATCGAATTGTGCCAATTAATGAACCGATTGATCAGGTTTTTCAGCTTTATAATACGCACTTAAAAAACCTTAATAGCGGTGCTAATTTACAAGCAGTACTGCGTTCTTACGAATTTCAACTATTAGAACTATTAGGTTATGGCGTCGATTTTAGTTTTGACGCCAGCGGTGAACCCATAGATGAAAAGCGAACGTATAGCTATTTTGCAGAAGTTGGCTTTTTAGTACAAGACGATCCGCGCTCTGGATTTAGCGGTTTGCAACTTAATGCCATAGCTAATCATGACTTTAGCCAAGCAGATGTGCTATATATGGCAAAGCAATTAAGCCGCTACTTATTAAAGCCACTACTTGGTAATAAACCATTAAAAAGTCGTGAGTTATTTGCGGCCTCTCAATAA